One Aneurinibacillus migulanus genomic window, GTATTATTCATTTCTTTTAATGCTTGAGGAGTCAAGGATTTCGGAGCCTATGTCGTCCGGCTCAATCGTACTAGACAGGCATTTGATGAGCTCCAGTAAGAATGCGATTTATTATTAGCAATTTGGGTGATTTGTTGCTTATTTTACAAAATGAATGATGGGGGAAAGAGATTTGCATGAAAAAACAACAGGGAAACATATTGCGCCATGAAGAGGCAAGCGCAAAAGATATCTACTTAAAGCGCCCGGTTATGTACAAGTTAATCGAGACATTGCTTTATATTATTGTAATGTTTGGCCTCTTAAACTTCTTGCCGCAGGGACGTATGACCGTATTTATTATCGCAATGGCTGCTGCTATTATTATCGTGGGGTTTGCACCGATGATTTACAAAGCGATTCTGCACCCGACATATAAGCTTTCGCGTACGCATCTTGTTCTGCGTGTCGGGAAGAATGAAGAGAGCGTGCCGCTAAACGAATTGCAGCGTGTCAGCGTGTGGAAACCGACATATCGGACTCGGAGCGGGAAGAAATACCATGTTATGGCTTCACAAGAATTCCTTGAAGAAGTAGATAAGCAGATTGCACGTATACAGAAAAGAGGGAGATAAGGTAATGGATGGAACAGAAGAGTATTACCGGGACGTCTGGGCGGAGATTAATTTAGATGCTATCGGAAAGAATATCCGGACGTTTCGTAAACATATTCCCGCAGAAACGAAGATTATGGCCGTAGTAAAAGCGGATGGTTATGGACATGGAGCATACAGAATCGCTCAAAAAGCGTTAAACGAAGGGGCTGAATGGTTAGGTGTAGCACTGCTGGATGAGGCACTGGAACTTCGAAGTCAGGGTATTACTGCGCCCATTCTTGTGCTTAGTTCATTTCCGATACGCGGCATCAAAGTCGCTATTCGCCACGACATTGCTATGACGGTATACCAACAAGACATAGTAAAAGAAATATGCCGGGAAGCAGAGAAATTACAAAAGACTGCAAGAATTCACATGAAAGTCGATACGGGCATGGGAAGAATCGGTATGCGCACGGTGGAAGAAATTAGAGCATTCGTTGATTTTGCGCATACTTGCCCATGGATCGAAATTGAAGGCATGTTTACCCATTTTGCTACCGCCGACGAAGAAGACACCGCGTATACGCTTGAACAATATCGCATGTTTGAGGGTTTGATCGATGAATTGGGGGCATATGGTAACACGATTCCGCTTCTATATACAAACAATAGTGCCGCCGCAATGTTCTACCCAGAGAAAAGTCGACATATGATCCGTTTGGGAATTAGTTTATACGGTCAATATCCTTCTGATTATGCTAAAACGACAAACATTCCTCTTGTACCTGCTTTTAGTTGGAAGGCGCGCGTAAGCCATGTCAAGCGGGTGCCAAAAGGAACAAAAGTTAGCTATGGAGCGACATATGAAGCACCACAAGAAGCCGTGATAGCAACCATTCCAGTGGGCTATGCAGATGGTTATAATCGTCTTCTGTCGAATAAGGGATATGTGTTGATTAAGGGAGAGCGTGCACCGATCGCGGGAAGAGTTTGCATGGACCAATTTATGGTTGATGTTACGCATATTCCTGATGTAGCTGTGGGAGAAGAAGCTGTGCTTATTGGAAGTCAAGGAAACGACGAGATTTCTGTTGATGAGATGGCGAAGTGGCTTGCGACAATTAATTACGAGGTAACTTGCATGGTTAGTAAGCGAGTACCGCGCGTATACATGGAGAATGGCCGGGTTGTTTCAGTTAGCAACCGTATATCGACAAGCTTTTGTCAGGAATAGCCGCATAAAACGCGATACCTCCTGTTGTGACACAGAGGGAATCATGGTACAATCAGTAAGAATCGAGATAGGGACCAGAATCTCTTCTAAAAATGGAGAAGAGAGGCAGGAATTTGCCGGTATTGCTCGAATAGTAAAATAGGGAGTCGAATGCTCCCGTTTGTCGAACCGTGTAAAGTATATTTTTGTATGGGCTACGCCATACTGGTAATGTGTCTTTCGCGCGGTCTTTCAACTTGTGAAAATGTTGTATAGCGTTGGTGTTGGAGGTGCGATGGTCTTGTCTAAAATGGACACGAAGCGTATCATGATTAGCTTGCCAGATCATCTATTACAGGAAGTGGATGGATTGGTTGAAAAGGAAAAATCAAATCGTAGTGAATTTATCCGTCAGGCAATGAGACTGTATCTGAAAGAACGTAAAAAGCGTCATATCCGTGAGATGATGCAGCGCGGGTATATGGAGATGGCAAACATCAATTTGCATATGGCGAGCGAGGCTTTTCAAGCCGAAGAAGAAGCCGATCTGACGTTGGGACGTTTAGTGAGCGGGGTGTAGTGTGTGATCGTGAAGCGTGGCGACGTATATTTTGCGGATTTATCCCCCGTTGTCGGATCGGAGCAAGGCGGAGTCCGGCCCGTATTGGTCATACAGAATGATATAGGGAACCGCTTCAGTCCGACAGTAATCGTCGCAGCCATTACGGCACAAATACAAAAAGCCAAGTTGCCTACTCATGTGGAGATCGATGCGAAAACGTATGCATTTGACCGTGATTCCGTTATTCTTCTTGAACAGATACGTACGATCGACAAACAAAGGCTAACGGATAAGATCACACACCTGGACGAAGAGATGATGGAACGGGTAAATGACGCTCTCCAGATTAGTTTAGGACTTATTGATTTTTAAGATATTCAGAATGTATTTGATTCCTAAGAGGCTGCTGTGAAACACGGTAGCTTTTTTTTCGTTGAATGACAAAAAAAGCCCTGGAAGGATGTGGGTCCATGGAAGTAAAACAGATGGTTTCGGTTATTGCAGGAGAGTTGCAAATTGCTTCAGGACAAGTAGAACGCACAATTTCCCTACTGGATGAAGGTAGCACGGTTCCGTTTATCGCTCGTTACCGTAAAGAAATGACCGGAATGTTGGATGAGAACCAGATTCGTTCCATTCAGGAGCGTGTCCAATATTTACGTCAGTTGGAGGAACGGAAAGAAGAGGTCATTCGCCTCATTGCCGAGCAGGATAAATTGACGGACGAGCTGGAGAAGCAGATTCGTGAAGCAGTTAAACTTCAGCAGGTGGAGGATTTATATCGGCCATTCAAGCAAAAACGCCGGACCCGGGCTACCGTAGCCAAAGAGAAAGGGTTAGAACCGCTTGCTACATTTATACTGTCTGCCCGCAATGGAAATCTAGAGGCAGAGGCTTCAAAATATATAAACGGAGAAAAGGGCGTGGAATCGGTTGAGGAAGCCATACAGGGTGCCTTAGATATTATCGCTGAGCAAATGGCAGATGATCCGAATGTACGCAGCTGGGTACGTGAATATACGATGAAGCGAGCTACATTGTCTACTGCTAAAAAGGAAGATGAACCGTCCGAGAAAAAAGTATATGAGATGTACTATGAATACAGCGAACCTGCCTCACGTATTGCACCGCACCGTGTGCTTGCGGTAAACCGTGCGGAACGAGAGGGCATTCTGCGTGTGAAAATTGAACTTGATTTCCTGCCTATTCTGCAGTACCTCGAACGAAAATGGATTCGTAGAGAAAGCGTTGCTTCCGAGCAGCTTAAAGTAACAATAGAGGATAGTTACAAACGGTTGATTGCACCAGCTGTAGAACGCGAGGTGCGTGGATTATTAACAGAAAAAGCTGAAGAGCAAGCTATCCATATTTTCTCCGAGAACCTGCGCCAACTTTTGCTTCAAGCGCCGCTTAGAAATCGTGTCGTACTTGCCCTGGATCCGGCATACCGAACCGGCTGCAAAACAGCTGTGATTGATGAAACGGGAAAATTGTTAGAGGTGGCAGTCGTATACCCGACGCCGCCGCAGAACAAGATAGCAGAAGCCAAGCGAATACTGATTGGACTCATCGAAAAGCACGAAGTGCAAGTAATTGCTATCGGTAATGGAACCGCCTCAAGGGAAACGGAACAGTTTACGGTAGATATGCTTAAAGAAGTAAAGCGCGATATTTCATATATTATTGTCAATGAGGCTGGAGCCAGCGTGTACTCAGCTTCGAAGCTGGC contains:
- a CDS encoding CopG family ribbon-helix-helix protein, whose amino-acid sequence is MVLSKMDTKRIMISLPDHLLQEVDGLVEKEKSNRSEFIRQAMRLYLKERKKRHIREMMQRGYMEMANINLHMASEAFQAEEEADLTLGRLVSGV
- a CDS encoding type II toxin-antitoxin system PemK/MazF family toxin — translated: MIVKRGDVYFADLSPVVGSEQGGVRPVLVIQNDIGNRFSPTVIVAAITAQIQKAKLPTHVEIDAKTYAFDRDSVILLEQIRTIDKQRLTDKITHLDEEMMERVNDALQISLGLIDF
- the alr gene encoding alanine racemase codes for the protein MDGTEEYYRDVWAEINLDAIGKNIRTFRKHIPAETKIMAVVKADGYGHGAYRIAQKALNEGAEWLGVALLDEALELRSQGITAPILVLSSFPIRGIKVAIRHDIAMTVYQQDIVKEICREAEKLQKTARIHMKVDTGMGRIGMRTVEEIRAFVDFAHTCPWIEIEGMFTHFATADEEDTAYTLEQYRMFEGLIDELGAYGNTIPLLYTNNSAAAMFYPEKSRHMIRLGISLYGQYPSDYAKTTNIPLVPAFSWKARVSHVKRVPKGTKVSYGATYEAPQEAVIATIPVGYADGYNRLLSNKGYVLIKGERAPIAGRVCMDQFMVDVTHIPDVAVGEEAVLIGSQGNDEISVDEMAKWLATINYEVTCMVSKRVPRVYMENGRVVSVSNRISTSFCQE
- a CDS encoding Tex family protein encodes the protein MEVKQMVSVIAGELQIASGQVERTISLLDEGSTVPFIARYRKEMTGMLDENQIRSIQERVQYLRQLEERKEEVIRLIAEQDKLTDELEKQIREAVKLQQVEDLYRPFKQKRRTRATVAKEKGLEPLATFILSARNGNLEAEASKYINGEKGVESVEEAIQGALDIIAEQMADDPNVRSWVREYTMKRATLSTAKKEDEPSEKKVYEMYYEYSEPASRIAPHRVLAVNRAEREGILRVKIELDFLPILQYLERKWIRRESVASEQLKVTIEDSYKRLIAPAVEREVRGLLTEKAEEQAIHIFSENLRQLLLQAPLRNRVVLALDPAYRTGCKTAVIDETGKLLEVAVVYPTPPQNKIAEAKRILIGLIEKHEVQVIAIGNGTASRETEQFTVDMLKEVKRDISYIIVNEAGASVYSASKLAGEEFPDLDVAERSAVSIGRRLQDPLAELVKIDPKSIGVGQYQHDVSQSKLSDSLEFIVESAVNYVGVDVNTASPALLQYVSGVSKQVAKNIVGRREEAGKYTSRKQLKDVPRLGAKTYEQCIGFLRISEGENPLDNTPIHPESYKSVAVLLKELGIRPEEITSEQAKAKLKEVNVKEMAQRLDIGEPTLHDIIASLLRPGRDPREELHKPMLKKDVLDIADLTQGMELQGTVRNVVDFGAFVDIGLKNDGLVHISQLSRRFVKHPLDVVSVGEIVTVWVKDIDMKKGRVGLTMLELETGAAEKR